atatttcattatatgtaAAGTTTTTATATGAAGCTAGACTTGTTGGATTTGAAGTATTTGAGATTCCACggtattacatttttaattatttcttttgttttgttttattttgtttgtctGTTTTTGTTAGTTGGTAGTTagttaagattattatataataaacttatatatttttgtaaataggATTTTCCCGAACGATGATTCTTCACGTTTTTGGGTAGCGGAAGCATATGAAGATCATTCATTTATTGATCAGGAACAAGATCAGCAATATTTATTCATGACAGAGGAAAACTTGAATGAATGTACTTTTGATGTATCtcaacataataaaaaaattgtaggTATTATGTCAGTCTGTAAATGCAATTGCGAACCAAGAGGTGCtttgataaaaagattatatgtGCAGACAAAGTATAGAAGGAAAGGTATCGGAAGTCAATTTATCAATACAGCTATGAATTTTGCCGAAGAATATGGATATGAATGTGTTAAAGcgattattaatgaatttcaAAAAGTTCTTGCAAATTTTTATGATGCTAAAGATTTCGATTTAAGAATTCTATATGatcaatcaattttattatcaattatgacgtatgaatatacatacctaACAAGACATTCCAATCAAATTAGTTAGATATACGCATAATGTTCTATCTATGTCAAAAAGTTAAAGTGTCCATCTAAATATTCAAatcaaatttgttaataatatttttatatttattttttatttattttttgtttatatttattatgttataattttttgtaaaatatataagtttagagttgttgtaaaaaaatgtaattccCTTTTTACCTGTTAAGAGGCTATcagtatttttcaatttctttatttcccaATGTTTACCTTCGGATCTAATTTAGgtcaataatatatgaaataatttattaatagaatagaatttgacatacaatatttattacatacaatg
The genomic region above belongs to Vespa crabro chromosome 2, iyVesCrab1.2, whole genome shotgun sequence and contains:
- the LOC124433226 gene encoding uncharacterized protein LOC124433226 isoform X2, translating into MRKFILIRTYNDEDESVCIELLKASVMNTLNHTFIRILLGINIMRVVYFATIVLMIILMYTGIPLFYSIMVIFIPAIILYISLYVKFLYEARLVGFEVFEIPRIFPNDDSSRFWVAEAYEDHSFIDQEQDQQYLFMTEENLNECTFDVSQHNKKITKYRRKGIGSQFINTAMNFAEEYGYECVKAIINEFQKVLANFYDAKDFDLRILYDQSILLSIMTYEYTYLTRHSNQIS
- the LOC124433226 gene encoding uncharacterized protein LOC124433226 isoform X1 translates to MRKFILIRTYNDEDESVCIELLKASVMNTLNHTFIRILLGINIMRVVYFATIVLMIILMYTGIPLFYSIMVIFIPAIILYISLYVKFLYEARLVGFEVFEIPRIFPNDDSSRFWVAEAYEDHSFIDQEQDQQYLFMTEENLNECTFDVSQHNKKIVGIMSVCKCNCEPRGALIKRLYVQTKYRRKGIGSQFINTAMNFAEEYGYECVKAIINEFQKVLANFYDAKDFDLRILYDQSILLSIMTYEYTYLTRHSNQIS